From a single Fusobacterium sp. DD2 genomic region:
- the zupT gene encoding zinc transporter ZupT has protein sequence METENFIIAFILTLFAGLAMGAGGLLGFIGERKSKNFFAGSVGFAAGVMLYAAFVEILPESIEGLGEIFGTKNGSLLGSGAFFGGIAFMLFVEKVCLPHNHHGHHHGEEEEHQHEEHHSKSMYRMGIMTAIAIAIHNFPEGFAIFTSALKDTRLGISVAIAIAIHNVAVGIAVSAPIYYGTGCKKKAFGAALLSGLSEPTGALIGYWALHNYLDDRIFGVILAIVAGIMVYIALDELIPSAQESDNHIGTYSLVAGMFVMAMTMIFI, from the coding sequence ATGGAGACAGAAAATTTTATTATCGCCTTTATACTCACACTTTTTGCAGGTTTGGCAATGGGAGCAGGAGGGCTTTTAGGCTTTATAGGAGAGAGAAAAAGTAAAAACTTCTTTGCAGGGTCTGTTGGTTTTGCAGCAGGGGTTATGCTTTATGCAGCCTTTGTTGAAATCCTGCCAGAATCAATAGAGGGATTAGGAGAGATATTTGGCACTAAGAACGGGTCACTTCTTGGAAGTGGAGCATTTTTCGGTGGAATAGCTTTTATGCTATTTGTAGAAAAGGTATGTCTTCCTCACAACCACCATGGACATCACCACGGAGAAGAGGAAGAGCACCAGCATGAAGAACACCATAGCAAATCAATGTATAGAATGGGAATAATGACAGCAATAGCAATTGCTATACATAATTTTCCTGAGGGATTTGCAATTTTTACTTCAGCTCTTAAAGATACAAGATTAGGGATATCTGTTGCAATCGCCATAGCAATTCACAATGTAGCAGTGGGAATAGCTGTATCAGCACCTATATACTATGGAACAGGTTGTAAAAAGAAAGCCTTTGGAGCAGCACTACTTTCTGGACTTTCAGAACCAACTGGAGCTCTTATTGGGTATTGGGCACTGCATAATTATTTAGATGACAGAATATTTGGAGTGATACTTGCTATAGTTGCTGGTATCATGGTATATATAGCTCTTGACGAACTTATTCCATCAGCTCAGGAAAGTGATAACCATATTGGAACTTACTCACTTGTAGCAGGAATGTTTGTAATGGCAATGACAATGATATTTATATAA
- a CDS encoding 2-hydroxyacid dehydrogenase, giving the protein MKKTKILFYDMKDYDIDFFSQYGEKYNFEMKFLKVKLSEETAYLSKGFDVVSAFTNDDIGKATIDLLAQNGIKLLAMRCAGFNNISLKDIKGRFQVVRVPAYSPYSIAEYTVGMILAVNRKIHKAYIRTREGNFSINGLMGFDMYKKTVGIIGAGKIAQILIKILKGFGTRVIAYDPYPNYDVAKELGFEFVDLDTLYRESDIISLNCPLTPQTKYLINRTSMNKMKDGVIIVNTGRGMLIDSVDLVEALKDKKIGAAALDVYEEEEDYFFEDKSSQVIQDDILGRLLSFHNVLITSHQAFFTREAVESITKTTLENIQDFVDGKPLKNLVPQE; this is encoded by the coding sequence ATGAAAAAAACTAAAATTCTATTTTATGACATGAAAGATTATGATATTGACTTCTTCTCTCAATATGGAGAAAAGTACAACTTTGAAATGAAGTTTTTAAAAGTAAAACTTTCTGAAGAGACTGCATATCTTTCAAAGGGATTTGATGTGGTATCAGCATTTACAAATGATGATATTGGAAAGGCAACAATTGATCTATTAGCTCAAAATGGTATCAAGCTGTTAGCTATGAGATGTGCCGGGTTTAACAATATCTCCTTAAAGGATATCAAGGGGAGATTTCAGGTAGTAAGAGTTCCTGCCTACTCTCCATATTCAATAGCTGAATATACAGTTGGAATGATACTTGCAGTAAATAGAAAGATACATAAAGCATATATCCGTACAAGAGAGGGAAATTTCTCAATAAATGGTCTTATGGGATTTGATATGTACAAGAAAACAGTAGGTATCATTGGTGCTGGAAAAATTGCCCAGATTCTTATTAAAATACTAAAAGGTTTTGGTACAAGAGTAATTGCATATGACCCATATCCTAATTATGATGTGGCAAAAGAGCTTGGATTTGAATTTGTAGATCTGGATACTCTCTATAGAGAGTCTGATATTATATCCCTTAACTGCCCTTTGACTCCACAGACAAAATACCTTATTAACAGAACTTCTATGAATAAGATGAAAGATGGAGTAATAATAGTAAATACAGGTAGGGGAATGTTAATAGATTCAGTAGATTTAGTTGAAGCATTAAAAGATAAGAAGATAGGTGCAGCTGCCCTTGATGTATATGAAGAGGAAGAGGATTACTTCTTTGAGGATAAATCAAGCCAGGTAATTCAGGATGATATTTTAGGAAGACTGCTTTCTTTCCACAATGTTCTTATCACTTCTCACCAGGCATTTTTCACACGTGAGGCAGTAGAGTCTATAACTAAAACAACTCTTGAAAATATTCAGGATTTTGTAGATGGAAAACCTCTTAAAAATCTTGTTCCTCAGGAATAG
- a CDS encoding cupin domain-containing protein → MTNIKNLELEKIFDLKEKINYIPNDYSMKLIAQRESVVLALLSLDKDVIIPEHSTTGEAFITVLEGEGIFNLNGTEYHLEPSKSIIIPANMQHSVKALTKLKFLLNIIK, encoded by the coding sequence ATGACTAATATTAAAAATTTAGAATTAGAAAAAATATTTGATTTAAAAGAAAAAATTAATTATATTCCCAATGACTACTCAATGAAACTTATAGCTCAAAGAGAAAGTGTAGTTCTTGCTCTTTTATCTCTTGATAAAGATGTTATTATTCCAGAACACAGTACAACTGGTGAAGCTTTTATAACAGTTTTAGAAGGAGAGGGTATTTTTAATTTAAATGGTACAGAGTATCACTTAGAACCAAGTAAAAGTATTATTATTCCTGCTAACATGCAACATAGTGTAAAAGCTTTAACAAAATTAAAATTTCTTCTAAACATCATAAAATAA